Proteins encoded within one genomic window of Solibaculum mannosilyticum:
- a CDS encoding cob(I)yrinic acid a,c-diamide adenosyltransferase has translation MENGRIHIYCGDGKGKTTAAVGLAVRASGSGKKVLFLQFLKGEESGERQALRLLPGVTVYPNPEHIKFSFQMTEAEKDEVRADNDHRFKDAAIEAIEKGCDLLILDEAIGALQTELLSRALVLFYLRTKPKGLEIVLTGRDPDQELMELADYISEVKKLRHPFDQGEQARQGIEW, from the coding sequence ATGGAAAACGGTAGGATTCACATCTATTGCGGCGATGGCAAAGGAAAGACTACGGCGGCGGTTGGATTGGCTGTAAGGGCCAGTGGAAGCGGCAAGAAGGTGCTGTTTTTGCAGTTTCTCAAAGGGGAAGAGTCTGGAGAACGGCAGGCGCTGCGGCTTCTGCCGGGTGTGACGGTCTATCCCAATCCGGAGCACATCAAGTTTTCCTTCCAGATGACGGAGGCGGAGAAGGACGAGGTGCGGGCCGATAACGACCATCGATTTAAGGACGCCGCCATTGAAGCCATCGAAAAGGGCTGTGATCTCCTGATCCTGGACGAGGCCATCGGTGCCCTCCAGACCGAGCTGCTCAGCCGTGCGCTGGTGCTTTTTTATCTGCGCACCAAGCCCAAGGGCTTGGAAATCGTGCTCACCGGCCGGGATCCCGATCAAGAGCTGATGGAATTGGCCGACTATATCTCCGAGGTCAAAAAGCTTCGGCATCCCTTTGACCAGGGGGAACAGGCGCGCCAAGGGATTGAATGGTGA
- the gltX gene encoding glutamate--tRNA ligase, with the protein MSEYQEMADLLLPDVTETPEQVLARYPRRELPNGARVTRFAPSPTGFLHIGGLFTAMVNRLVSKPDGVCFLRIEDTDKKREVADGVTGIIQGLSGFGIHFDEGRTGPDSEAGDYGPYLQSARRMIYRTFVKSLLAQGKAYPCFCTEEELSALREKQEAQKLTPGYYGEWAVYRDITLDQVKQNLSEGKPFVIRLKSPGSMERRVSFKDGVKGKIEMPENIQDVVILKQDGIPTYHFAHVVDDYLMGTTHVIRGDEWISSTPIHLQLFYMLGLKAPNYAHVSPIMKEEDGGKRKLSKRKDPEASVEYYREQGVPAQSVMEYLMTIANSNFEDWRRQNARTPISEFPFKLNKMSASGALFDLKKLQDVSKNVISLMPASEVYDLAADWAKQYDGELFTLLSRDPQYATAIFDIDRTPVKPRKDIGKWSDVRDYVSYFYDELWDGQYDLPQNVTPADAAAIVKAYREAFRPEDDRDAWFGGLKDLCEPLGFAREVKVYKKDPSSYKGHVGDVSGIIRVAVTGRRNTPDLHSILALLGKERVLARLDRFQKAMEAMK; encoded by the coding sequence ATGTCAGAATATCAGGAGATGGCCGATCTCTTACTGCCCGACGTCACCGAGACGCCGGAACAGGTATTGGCCCGGTATCCCCGCCGCGAGCTTCCAAACGGGGCAAGGGTCACCCGTTTTGCACCCAGCCCCACCGGTTTCCTGCACATCGGCGGATTGTTTACCGCCATGGTCAACCGGCTGGTATCAAAGCCCGACGGCGTATGCTTCCTGCGCATTGAGGATACCGATAAAAAACGCGAGGTGGCCGACGGCGTCACCGGCATCATCCAGGGCCTTTCCGGATTCGGCATCCACTTCGATGAGGGCCGTACCGGGCCGGACAGTGAAGCCGGGGACTACGGCCCCTATCTTCAGTCGGCCAGGCGCATGATCTACCGCACCTTTGTCAAATCCCTTCTGGCCCAGGGCAAGGCGTATCCCTGCTTCTGCACCGAAGAGGAGCTCTCCGCCCTGCGTGAAAAACAGGAAGCCCAGAAATTAACCCCCGGCTACTACGGGGAATGGGCTGTTTATCGGGATATCACCCTGGACCAAGTCAAACAAAACCTCAGCGAGGGCAAACCGTTTGTCATCCGTCTCAAATCCCCCGGTTCCATGGAGCGCCGGGTCAGCTTCAAAGACGGGGTCAAGGGTAAAATCGAGATGCCGGAAAATATCCAGGACGTGGTCATCTTAAAGCAGGACGGCATCCCTACCTATCATTTTGCCCATGTGGTGGACGATTATTTGATGGGGACTACCCATGTCATCCGCGGCGACGAATGGATTTCCTCCACCCCCATCCATCTTCAGCTTTTCTATATGCTGGGCCTGAAGGCCCCCAATTACGCCCATGTCTCCCCCATCATGAAGGAGGAGGACGGCGGAAAACGCAAGCTGTCCAAGCGCAAGGACCCGGAGGCTTCGGTGGAATATTACCGGGAGCAGGGCGTCCCCGCCCAGTCGGTCATGGAATACCTGATGACCATCGCCAACTCCAACTTCGAGGATTGGCGGCGTCAAAATGCCCGGACTCCCATTTCGGAGTTCCCCTTCAAGCTCAATAAGATGAGTGCATCCGGCGCTTTGTTTGACCTGAAAAAGCTCCAGGATGTGAGCAAAAACGTCATTTCGCTGATGCCGGCCAGCGAGGTTTACGACCTGGCTGCCGACTGGGCGAAACAATACGACGGCGAGCTTTTCACCCTTCTTTCCCGCGATCCCCAATACGCCACGGCGATTTTTGATATCGACCGCACCCCGGTCAAGCCTCGTAAGGACATCGGCAAGTGGTCGGATGTCCGGGATTATGTATCCTATTTCTACGACGAATTGTGGGACGGGCAGTATGATCTGCCTCAGAACGTCACCCCAGCCGACGCGGCCGCCATTGTAAAGGCCTATCGGGAGGCCTTCCGTCCGGAAGACGACCGTGACGCCTGGTTTGGCGGGTTAAAGGATCTGTGCGAGCCCCTGGGATTCGCCCGGGAGGTCAAGGTCTACAAGAAGGATCCCAGCAGCTACAAAGGCCATGTGGGCGACGTCAGCGGCATAATCCGTGTGGCGGTCACCGGACGACGCAATACCCCCGACCTTCACTCTATTTTAGCCCTGCTGGGCAAAGAACGTGTTCTCGCACGGCTCGACCGCTTCCAGAAGGCCATGGAAGCTATGAAATGA